A genome region from Labilibaculum antarcticum includes the following:
- a CDS encoding chondroitinase-B domain-containing protein produces the protein MKLFKSISILTLALFILTSCGSNLGSVVSNMTELKSAIDKAQPGDVIVMSNGIWKDAEIDFKAKGLVDKPIVLKAETPGQVFIEGQSFLKIAGHYLEVHDLYFRNGYTPINSVIQFKSDKENAAYDCKVVNCVIENFTQLDRRKKDHWVEFWGQRNQLLSCYIAGKSNNGPTVRAELEGNQHANCHHVIAHNYFGPRPRRGGPRGETMQLGDSYTSMVPAFIEVRDNFLDRCNGEVEVISSKSNYNQFINNVFYKCEGSLVLRHGNYATIDSNWFIGDDNSDNIGGVRVINTGHWITNNYFYNLKGNEFRSAIAVMNGIPKSPLNRYNQVTDVVIAHNSWVDCISPLQFSVGSNVNKSDVLPKSEIRSALPIRTTVANNIIYNSKTVSKAIVKYYDTPGDIDFKYNYVSGVEGVENIDGFINTEMNVSNGQSNVPFVQLADSNAKLFDGFDFSTINNDIFSNSRSANQAGAICAVKDAKYKVIDVDKYGPSWFVVSKGNANAKRVTVKSSEDLYASFEKANNGDTIIIDADILKLNKTIQVNKSVVLASSKKEQQVSLQFTSEENVPAFELGPGVDINLKHLIVEGSKTLTCFEPNHADMSIAANVFVDDCTLSGFNSIYRSKKGSFTDTVKVVNSVMKNLVNGFILHSETDDKGDYNAEFLILENNQVSDVENVFVDFYRGGYDESTIGGNFVFNNNTVERAGKSGSDEILLKTQGIVNVQVLNNTFSSVQSGFIARLWGEKNNVESGNTIQGKSKIVTDEFLTQKLLY, from the coding sequence ATGAAATTGTTTAAATCTATAAGTATTCTAACTCTAGCCTTATTCATTCTAACTTCTTGCGGAAGCAATTTAGGAAGTGTGGTTAGTAATATGACTGAGTTAAAATCGGCTATTGATAAAGCTCAACCAGGAGATGTTATTGTAATGTCAAATGGTATTTGGAAAGATGCTGAAATAGATTTTAAGGCCAAGGGTTTAGTCGATAAACCTATCGTTTTAAAAGCAGAAACTCCAGGACAAGTTTTTATTGAGGGACAATCATTTTTAAAAATTGCTGGTCATTATCTTGAGGTTCACGATCTGTACTTCCGAAATGGTTATACACCTATTAATAGTGTTATTCAATTTAAAAGCGACAAAGAGAATGCGGCATACGATTGTAAGGTGGTAAATTGTGTCATTGAGAATTTTACGCAATTAGATAGAAGAAAAAAAGATCATTGGGTAGAATTCTGGGGACAGCGTAACCAGTTGCTATCTTGTTATATAGCTGGAAAGTCTAATAATGGACCAACAGTTAGAGCTGAATTAGAGGGAAATCAACATGCAAATTGTCATCACGTAATCGCTCATAATTATTTTGGCCCACGTCCAAGAAGAGGAGGACCAAGAGGTGAAACAATGCAATTAGGTGATAGTTATACATCAATGGTTCCTGCTTTTATTGAAGTAAGAGATAATTTTTTAGACAGGTGTAATGGTGAGGTAGAGGTTATTTCCAGTAAATCGAATTACAATCAATTCATCAATAACGTTTTTTATAAGTGCGAAGGATCGCTTGTATTGCGTCATGGGAATTATGCTACTATCGATTCCAACTGGTTTATTGGAGATGATAATTCAGATAATATTGGAGGAGTAAGAGTGATTAATACGGGTCACTGGATTACCAACAATTATTTCTACAACTTAAAAGGAAACGAATTTCGCAGTGCTATTGCTGTAATGAATGGAATTCCAAAATCACCATTAAACAGATACAACCAGGTTACAGATGTGGTAATAGCCCATAATAGTTGGGTTGATTGTATTAGTCCATTGCAGTTTAGTGTCGGTTCTAATGTAAATAAGAGTGATGTTTTGCCAAAATCAGAGATTAGATCAGCACTTCCTATTCGAACAACAGTTGCTAATAATATCATTTATAATAGCAAAACGGTAAGTAAAGCTATCGTAAAATATTATGACACTCCGGGTGATATTGATTTTAAATATAACTATGTAAGTGGAGTTGAGGGTGTTGAAAATATAGATGGTTTTATTAATACAGAAATGAATGTTAGTAATGGGCAATCGAATGTGCCTTTTGTTCAATTAGCAGATTCTAATGCCAAACTGTTCGACGGATTCGATTTTTCCACTATAAATAACGATATATTCTCAAATAGCCGTAGTGCAAATCAAGCGGGTGCAATTTGTGCAGTTAAGGATGCAAAATATAAAGTGATTGATGTTGATAAGTATGGACCATCTTGGTTTGTAGTTTCAAAGGGGAATGCAAATGCAAAGCGTGTTACTGTGAAATCGAGTGAGGATCTTTATGCTTCATTTGAAAAAGCAAATAATGGCGATACGATCATTATTGATGCTGACATACTGAAGCTGAATAAAACGATTCAAGTAAATAAAAGTGTAGTTCTTGCTTCTAGTAAAAAAGAGCAGCAAGTAAGTCTGCAATTTACATCGGAAGAAAATGTTCCAGCCTTTGAATTAGGCCCAGGTGTAGATATTAATCTAAAACACCTAATTGTTGAAGGATCAAAAACTTTAACCTGTTTTGAACCTAATCATGCAGATATGTCAATTGCAGCAAATGTGTTTGTTGACGATTGTACGTTAAGTGGATTTAATTCCATTTACAGATCTAAAAAAGGTTCGTTTACAGATACAGTAAAAGTGGTTAATTCAGTAATGAAAAACTTGGTTAATGGGTTTATTCTACATTCGGAAACGGATGATAAAGGAGACTATAATGCAGAGTTTTTGATTCTAGAAAACAACCAAGTAAGTGATGTTGAAAATGTATTTGTTGACTTCTATAGAGGAGGATATGATGAATCTACCATCGGCGGAAACTTTGTATTCAATAATAATACAGTTGAACGAGCAGGTAAAAGTGGTTCTGATGAAATTCTATTGAAAACTCAAGGGATTGTTAATGTTCAGGTTTTGAATAACACCTTTAGTTCTGTTCAGTCAGGTTTCATTGCTAGGTTGTGGGGAGAGAAAAATAATGTGGAAAGTGGAAATACAATTCAAGGAAAGTCAAAAATTGTAACAGATGAATTTCTGACTCAAAAACTGCTGTATTAG
- a CDS encoding sulfite exporter TauE/SafE family protein: MELLEPIFIIVAGVFAGFLNVVAGGGSLITLPLLIFLGLPPTIANGTNRIAILAQNSFAIAKFNQKGISSYPYSIYLGISALFGSTIGAFLVVDIDEDLFKKILSIVMVCVAILILFNSKASPLANGEKMEFKNQMWGVISFFFIGIYGGFLHAGIGFIIILALTKINGFSLVKTNSIKVTVALVYTIAAVGVFIYKDAINWKYALILAIGNSVGGYLGSVFSVKKGDKWIKGILLITILVLAIKLWFY, from the coding sequence ATGGAACTATTAGAACCAATTTTTATTATTGTGGCTGGTGTATTTGCCGGATTTTTGAATGTAGTAGCAGGTGGTGGATCATTAATTACCTTACCTCTGCTAATTTTTTTAGGTTTGCCACCAACAATTGCAAACGGAACAAATCGAATTGCTATTCTGGCGCAAAACAGTTTTGCTATAGCCAAATTTAATCAAAAAGGGATAAGCTCTTATCCTTATAGTATTTATCTGGGAATCTCGGCTCTTTTTGGATCAACTATAGGAGCCTTCTTGGTTGTGGATATTGATGAAGACTTATTTAAGAAAATTCTTTCCATTGTGATGGTTTGCGTAGCCATTTTAATCCTTTTTAATTCAAAAGCGAGTCCGCTTGCTAATGGAGAGAAAATGGAATTTAAAAATCAAATGTGGGGAGTGATTAGTTTTTTCTTTATAGGGATTTATGGAGGTTTTCTTCATGCTGGAATAGGCTTCATTATTATTTTGGCTCTCACAAAAATAAATGGATTTTCACTAGTGAAAACCAATAGTATCAAAGTAACCGTTGCCTTGGTGTACACAATTGCCGCAGTAGGAGTTTTTATTTATAAGGATGCTATCAATTGGAAATATGCTTTGATATTGGCTATTGGAAATTCTGTTGGGGGATATCTTGGATCTGTATTCTCAGTAAAAAAAGGAGACAAGTGGATCAAAGGAATACTTCTGATCACCATATTAGTTTTGGCAATTAAATTGTGGTTTTATTAA
- a CDS encoding SDR family NAD(P)-dependent oxidoreductase — MKAEGKVAIITGGGGGIGFQVSKKLGQDGYSVFLMDIADDAKGAEKVKELAADGITAEYFSVDLTKEDGVTSTINKIGAKQGKIDLLVNCAGGLGGRSRFEEMTTEFFRFVMALNLDSAFFTSRAAIPFLKKGKNASIINFTSNAAWNGGGPGAGVYGASKGAVQSLTRSLAKDLAEYGIRVNAVSPGTIDTPFHAQIKATKPEVFASWANNIMLGRIGKPEEVASVISFLASDDAAFITAETIQIGGGQALGI, encoded by the coding sequence ATGAAAGCAGAAGGAAAAGTAGCCATCATTACCGGTGGAGGCGGTGGAATTGGTTTTCAAGTTTCAAAAAAATTAGGTCAAGATGGTTATTCTGTATTTTTAATGGATATAGCAGATGACGCAAAGGGAGCTGAAAAAGTAAAAGAGCTTGCCGCTGACGGAATTACCGCAGAGTATTTTAGCGTTGACCTTACAAAAGAAGATGGTGTAACTTCTACCATAAATAAAATTGGAGCAAAACAAGGTAAAATTGATCTTCTTGTAAATTGTGCAGGTGGACTAGGTGGAAGATCTCGATTTGAAGAGATGACCACTGAATTTTTTAGATTTGTAATGGCTTTAAATCTTGATTCAGCATTTTTTACATCAAGAGCAGCTATTCCTTTTCTTAAAAAAGGTAAAAATGCTTCAATTATAAATTTCACTTCTAATGCAGCTTGGAATGGCGGAGGCCCTGGAGCTGGTGTTTATGGAGCATCTAAGGGAGCAGTTCAATCACTTACAAGATCATTAGCAAAAGATTTGGCTGAATATGGAATTAGAGTAAATGCAGTATCTCCTGGTACTATTGATACGCCTTTCCATGCTCAAATTAAAGCGACTAAGCCTGAGGTATTTGCTTCATGGGCAAATAATATTATGCTTGGAAGAATAGGTAAACCAGAAGAAGTTGCTTCGGTTATATCTTTCTTAGCAAGTGATGATGCAGCTTTCATTACAGCTGAAACTATTCAAATTGGCGGAGGCCAAGCTTTAGGAATATAA
- a CDS encoding FadR/GntR family transcriptional regulator, with the protein MDLLDNFKTIEVETPVDKIIRQIRGLIVSGYLNPGDKLPSERKLSEKLGVGRTYIRDAIKKLEFFGILTTLPQSGVVVNGINISAMEGLFSNIMKIERPEFFSLVEARVNMEIFSVRAAAERRTEDDLKELEKALEAYEDKAINNLPAENEDFLFHLKIAEAGHNAVVKAMMLIILPDILAIYRKEHVCSKDVKEGNSNEHRSILKAIIDQDGEKSALLMSNHLHKVLEFSKKIL; encoded by the coding sequence ATGGACTTATTAGATAATTTTAAGACGATCGAGGTGGAAACACCTGTTGATAAAATTATTCGTCAGATTAGAGGTTTAATTGTTTCAGGATATTTAAATCCTGGGGATAAATTGCCTTCCGAAAGAAAGCTTTCAGAAAAGCTAGGGGTTGGTAGAACATATATCAGAGATGCTATAAAAAAATTAGAGTTTTTTGGTATATTAACCACGCTCCCACAATCGGGTGTTGTTGTAAATGGAATCAATATTTCAGCAATGGAAGGTTTGTTTTCTAATATAATGAAAATAGAGCGACCAGAATTCTTTTCTTTAGTTGAGGCTCGAGTAAATATGGAGATCTTTTCGGTGCGAGCTGCTGCTGAAAGAAGGACAGAGGATGATTTAAAAGAATTAGAAAAAGCATTGGAAGCGTATGAGGATAAGGCTATAAATAACCTTCCTGCTGAAAATGAAGATTTTCTATTTCATTTAAAGATTGCTGAAGCAGGTCACAACGCGGTGGTAAAAGCCATGATGTTAATTATTTTGCCTGATATTCTAGCCATATACAGAAAAGAACATGTTTGTAGTAAGGATGTGAAGGAGGGGAATTCAAATGAACATCGATCTATTTTGAAAGCAATTATAGATCAAGATGGTGAAAAATCAGCTTTACTAATGTCGAATCATTTGCACAAAGTTTTAGAGTTTAGTAAAAAAATATTGTAA
- a CDS encoding SDR family NAD(P)-dependent oxidoreductase, producing MNAKGKVAIITGGSGGIGFQVSKKLGKDGYSVFLMDIADDAKGAEKVKELAADGITAEYFSVDLTKEDGVTSTINKIGAKQGKIDLLVNCAGGLGGRSRFEEMTTEFFRFVMALNLDSAFFTSRAAIPFLKKGKNASIINFTSNAAWNGGGPGAGVYGASKGAVQSLTRSLAKDLAEYGIRVNAVSPGTIDTPFHAQIKATKPEVFASWANNIMLGRIGKPEEVASVISFLASDDASFMTAETIQIGGGQALGI from the coding sequence ATGAATGCAAAAGGAAAAGTAGCTATTATTACTGGTGGAAGCGGTGGAATTGGTTTTCAGGTATCCAAAAAATTAGGTAAAGATGGTTATTCAGTATTTTTGATGGACATAGCAGATGACGCAAAAGGAGCTGAAAAAGTAAAAGAGCTTGCTGCTGACGGAATTACCGCAGAGTATTTTAGCGTTGACCTTACAAAAGAAGATGGTGTAACTTCTACTATAAATAAAATTGGAGCAAAACAAGGTAAGATTGATCTTCTTGTAAATTGTGCAGGTGGACTAGGTGGAAGATCTCGATTTGAAGAGATGACCACTGAATTTTTTAGATTTGTAATGGCTTTAAATCTTGATTCAGCATTTTTTACATCAAGAGCAGCTATTCCTTTTCTTAAAAAAGGTAAAAATGCTTCAATTATAAATTTCACTTCTAATGCAGCTTGGAATGGCGGAGGCCCTGGAGCTGGTGTTTATGGAGCATCTAAGGGAGCAGTTCAATCACTTACAAGATCATTAGCAAAAGATTTAGCTGAATATGGAATTAGAGTAAATGCAGTATCTCCTGGTACCATTGATACGCCTTTCCATGCTCAAATTAAAGCGACTAAGCCTGAGGTATTTGCTTCATGGGCAAATAATATTATGCTTGGAAGAATAGGTAAACCAGAAGAAGTTGCTTCGGTTATATCTTTCTTAGCAAGTGATGATGCATCTTTCATGACAGCTGAAACTATCCAAATTGGTGGTGGTCAGGCATTAGGGATTTAA
- a CDS encoding sugar kinase, protein MNKRVITFGEIMLRLATPGYQRFSQTDIFDATFGGGEVNVSVSLANFGISTAYVTRLPDNDIGKSCKEILNKFGVDTGHIILGGDRMGIYYLETGAVARGSKVVYDRANSAFSSLKKGMIDWDEVFKDAGWFHWTGITPAISPGATEVLEEALVKANEMGITVSCDVNYRSKLWKEGNKVEEVMPRLIAKTNVLIGNEFDAEKVLGVPINLPPEVEYSKFTFGFVAKQLMQKYPKLEKVITTRRGTISANYNTWVGIMFDGKQVIESSTYQMTHIVDRVGGGDALMAGLIYGFLTYPDNSQKIIDFAVAASFLKHTISGDVNNVSLEEVEQLMKGNIGGEIDR, encoded by the coding sequence ATGAATAAAAGAGTAATCACTTTTGGAGAAATTATGTTGCGATTGGCAACACCTGGCTATCAACGTTTTTCACAAACCGACATCTTTGATGCTACTTTTGGTGGAGGAGAGGTGAATGTTTCCGTATCATTGGCAAATTTCGGAATTTCGACTGCCTATGTTACCCGATTGCCGGATAATGATATTGGAAAATCCTGTAAAGAAATATTAAATAAATTTGGTGTTGATACTGGCCATATTATTTTGGGTGGAGATCGCATGGGAATTTATTATCTGGAGACAGGAGCGGTGGCCAGGGGCTCTAAAGTGGTTTACGATCGTGCTAATTCTGCTTTTTCAAGTTTAAAAAAGGGCATGATCGATTGGGATGAGGTATTTAAAGATGCTGGGTGGTTCCATTGGACTGGGATAACACCTGCTATTTCTCCCGGCGCTACTGAGGTGTTAGAGGAAGCATTGGTGAAAGCGAACGAAATGGGAATTACTGTTTCTTGTGATGTGAATTACCGAAGTAAACTTTGGAAAGAAGGGAATAAAGTGGAGGAGGTGATGCCACGCTTAATAGCTAAAACCAATGTGCTAATTGGAAATGAATTTGATGCAGAGAAAGTCTTAGGTGTTCCAATTAATCTGCCTCCAGAAGTAGAATATTCAAAATTTACCTTTGGCTTTGTTGCCAAGCAGCTCATGCAAAAATACCCAAAGCTCGAAAAGGTAATTACTACACGTCGAGGAACTATTAGCGCCAATTACAATACTTGGGTTGGAATAATGTTCGATGGCAAACAAGTGATCGAATCTTCCACCTATCAAATGACTCATATTGTTGATCGTGTAGGTGGAGGTGATGCTTTGATGGCTGGATTGATTTATGGTTTTCTTACTTATCCTGATAATTCTCAAAAGATAATTGATTTTGCTGTTGCTGCCTCATTTTTAAAACATACCATTTCAGGTGATGTGAATAATGTTAGTCTTGAAGAAGTGGAACAACTGATGAAAGGAAACATAGGAGGGGAAATAGATCGGTAG
- a CDS encoding MFS transporter, with amino-acid sequence MKLKGLRWWIIGLIMLITIINYLDRGTLNYMWVANIEYKLVDNIDSDLRKNQAQFNEQDNTYLLVTKRGDEIVQRADYIHFKNKGQIVVNRQGMAYELGIVEEGATPEEASRQAKKQLGIITIFFMIAYGLSQMFSGKLYDKIGTRRGFVVSVFLWGIADALTSLSQGKVSLTGFRMMLGLGEAGPWPGATKSNAEWFPQKERAFAQGLFGAAASIGSILAPIIILMLYISIGWKMTFVVVGGLGILWLIPWLIINKKGPKEHPWISEEEKEYILSGQPEGKVTNEVGKTWGQLLSNKKNYSVILGRFFLDPIWWMFVTFLPMYLVEEFGLNITELAFSAWIPYVGAMIGSVAGGWYSGYLIRKGATVDKARKTAMVLGGSIIIPAIIASVLVPNAVLAVILMAFVLGGFQFMMTNIQTLPSDLHGGKSVGSLAGLGGASAVLGVILAILFAGYITSWPLLFGLLGALVPLSLASIFLTVGKIEQIK; translated from the coding sequence ATGAAATTAAAAGGTTTAAGATGGTGGATTATTGGCTTGATAATGCTTATCACAATAATAAATTATCTGGATAGGGGAACGCTCAATTACATGTGGGTTGCCAATATAGAATACAAATTAGTCGACAACATTGATTCAGACCTGAGAAAAAATCAAGCTCAATTTAATGAGCAAGATAACACCTATCTTTTGGTAACTAAAAGAGGGGACGAAATTGTCCAAAGAGCTGATTATATTCACTTTAAAAATAAAGGGCAAATTGTAGTGAACCGTCAAGGTATGGCTTACGAACTAGGAATAGTTGAAGAAGGTGCAACACCTGAAGAGGCGTCAAGACAAGCCAAAAAACAACTAGGTATAATAACTATCTTTTTTATGATAGCCTATGGTCTTAGCCAAATGTTTTCAGGTAAATTATATGATAAAATAGGAACTCGTCGAGGTTTTGTGGTTTCTGTGTTTTTATGGGGAATTGCAGATGCTCTTACATCATTATCTCAAGGTAAAGTATCCTTAACTGGATTTAGAATGATGCTTGGTTTGGGTGAGGCTGGACCTTGGCCAGGAGCTACCAAGAGTAATGCAGAATGGTTTCCTCAAAAAGAACGGGCATTCGCACAAGGACTTTTTGGTGCCGCAGCATCTATAGGTTCTATTCTAGCTCCTATTATTATTCTAATGCTTTATATATCTATTGGTTGGAAAATGACTTTTGTAGTAGTCGGTGGTTTGGGTATACTTTGGTTAATTCCTTGGTTAATCATTAACAAAAAAGGGCCAAAAGAGCATCCATGGATTTCTGAAGAAGAAAAAGAATATATTTTGAGTGGTCAGCCAGAGGGAAAAGTTACCAATGAAGTAGGTAAAACATGGGGACAGTTATTGTCTAATAAGAAAAACTACTCTGTAATTTTAGGTCGTTTCTTTCTTGATCCAATTTGGTGGATGTTTGTTACTTTCTTACCAATGTATTTAGTTGAAGAATTTGGTTTAAACATTACAGAATTAGCATTCTCAGCTTGGATACCTTATGTAGGTGCAATGATTGGATCTGTCGCTGGTGGTTGGTATTCTGGTTACTTAATTCGTAAAGGTGCAACAGTGGATAAAGCAAGAAAAACTGCTATGGTATTAGGTGGTTCAATTATCATACCTGCTATAATTGCTTCAGTTTTGGTTCCAAATGCAGTATTAGCGGTTATTTTAATGGCGTTTGTATTAGGTGGATTCCAATTTATGATGACAAATATTCAAACTTTACCTAGTGATTTACATGGAGGAAAATCAGTGGGTTCATTAGCTGGATTAGGTGGTGCTTCTGCTGTATTAGGAGTCATCTTAGCAATTCTTTTTGCTGGTTACATTACAAGTTGGCCACTATTGTTCGGATTGCTTGGAGCCTTAGTTCCATTGTCATTGGCTTCAATTTTCCTAACTGTAGGTAAGATTGAGCAAATCAAATAA
- a CDS encoding cupin domain-containing protein, with the protein MEKKTERQKFFTSKEMKWEDLGGGVQRQLLGYDNQIMMVKVKFEKGAVGSTHEHFHTQSTYCAEGKFEFTIGDDVKLVGAGDGVYIKPNLPHGAVCLEAGILIDVFSPVREDFLDGSAVSYFGK; encoded by the coding sequence ATGGAAAAGAAAACAGAAAGACAAAAGTTTTTTACATCAAAAGAAATGAAGTGGGAAGATCTTGGAGGAGGAGTTCAACGTCAGCTCTTAGGTTACGACAATCAAATTATGATGGTGAAAGTGAAATTTGAGAAAGGTGCTGTTGGATCTACTCATGAGCATTTTCATACACAATCTACTTATTGTGCTGAAGGTAAATTTGAATTTACAATTGGCGACGATGTTAAGCTTGTCGGAGCAGGTGATGGGGTTTACATTAAACCGAATTTACCTCATGGTGCTGTTTGTTTAGAGGCAGGAATTCTAATTGATGTATTTAGTCCTGTTCGTGAAGATTTTTTAGATGGTAGTGCAGTTTCTTATTTTGGGAAGTAA
- a CDS encoding alginate lyase family protein yields the protein MSKLKTYILFLFFIVLANWAYSQTHPNLILTKKGVVEIREQLSQLPMLQSSLQQAIDLVDGEMLKGIDVPVPKDMAGGYTHNRHKKNYVLMQKAGVLFQITQDEKYAVYVRDMLMEYAKMYPTLGLHPANRSYAPGKIFWQNLNDANWLVYTSEAYDCVYDWLSAKERKKLEKDLFRPFADHLSVDSPQFYNRVHNHSTWGNAAVGMIGFVMNDQELIDRAFYGLKSDNIKADQKDNDGGLIKMPGQGQAGFFAQLDNLFSPDGYYTEGPYYQRYAMYPFVMFAEAIENYRPEVKIFEYRDSLLVKAVQTLLNLTDVNGLFFPINDALKGMSYLSRELVSSVDIVYHFGGQDAGLLSVAEQQGQVMLDDSGLAVAKAIQEGKQKAYQKKSANYKDGAAGNEGALGILRAGKGENELCLVMKNTSQGMGHGHFDKLSFSLYDDKGEVIPDYGAARYVNIEQKFGGGYLHENTTWAKQTVAHNTVVVNEISHFGGKTDTGNKFHSEPYFFDADQENIQIISAKENNAYPGVKMHRTLALISDTRFEKPILLDVFCVNSDTAQQYELPYHFTGQLLSTNYEYQCPEVLTKMGESYGYQHLRLEAEGQVKGGNAKVSWLANNRFYSLTSYVSPEDKLLLVRLGANDPNFNLRQEPAFIIRKNQQKDAVFVSVVEVHGKYDRVTEFADNAFSSISKVDLLVNTDEYTAVAFQDKKENKWVLILANQEACKDSKHQLNVNGTDYMWSGAYHFIQSK from the coding sequence ATGAGTAAATTAAAAACATACATTCTCTTCCTATTTTTTATAGTACTTGCTAATTGGGCTTATTCTCAAACTCATCCTAATTTAATTTTAACGAAAAAGGGAGTTGTAGAAATAAGAGAGCAGTTGAGTCAATTGCCTATGTTACAATCATCACTTCAGCAGGCAATCGACTTGGTGGATGGTGAAATGCTAAAAGGAATTGATGTTCCTGTGCCTAAGGATATGGCTGGCGGATATACTCATAATCGTCATAAGAAAAACTATGTGCTAATGCAAAAGGCTGGGGTTTTATTTCAAATTACCCAGGATGAAAAATATGCCGTTTATGTACGCGATATGTTGATGGAGTATGCTAAAATGTATCCAACATTGGGATTGCATCCCGCAAACAGGTCGTATGCGCCAGGGAAAATTTTCTGGCAAAATTTGAACGATGCCAATTGGTTGGTTTATACCAGTGAGGCTTACGATTGCGTGTACGACTGGTTGTCGGCAAAAGAAAGAAAAAAATTAGAGAAGGACCTTTTCCGTCCTTTCGCAGATCACTTGTCTGTTGATTCACCACAATTCTATAATCGTGTACACAATCACAGTACCTGGGGAAATGCAGCAGTCGGAATGATTGGTTTTGTAATGAATGATCAGGAATTGATTGACCGAGCTTTTTATGGTTTAAAATCAGATAATATTAAAGCAGATCAGAAGGATAACGATGGTGGCCTGATAAAAATGCCTGGACAAGGTCAGGCTGGTTTTTTTGCACAACTGGACAATTTGTTCTCACCTGACGGATATTATACCGAAGGACCTTACTATCAGAGATATGCCATGTATCCTTTTGTGATGTTTGCTGAAGCGATAGAAAATTATCGTCCGGAGGTAAAAATCTTTGAATATCGCGACAGCCTTTTGGTGAAAGCGGTTCAAACACTATTGAATTTGACAGATGTTAATGGCTTGTTTTTCCCGATTAACGATGCTCTAAAGGGAATGTCATACCTGTCAAGAGAACTGGTTTCTTCTGTCGATATTGTTTATCACTTTGGAGGTCAGGATGCAGGATTGCTATCGGTGGCTGAACAGCAAGGTCAGGTAATGCTAGATGATAGCGGTTTAGCGGTAGCTAAAGCAATTCAGGAAGGAAAACAAAAAGCATATCAAAAGAAATCGGCCAACTATAAAGATGGAGCAGCAGGTAATGAAGGAGCCTTAGGTATTCTTCGTGCCGGAAAGGGCGAGAATGAACTTTGCCTTGTCATGAAAAATACTTCTCAGGGAATGGGACACGGTCATTTCGATAAACTGTCTTTTTCACTTTACGATGATAAAGGGGAAGTTATTCCTGATTATGGTGCTGCCCGATATGTAAATATTGAACAAAAATTCGGTGGAGGATATCTACATGAAAATACAACTTGGGCGAAACAAACTGTGGCTCACAATACGGTTGTTGTGAATGAAATTTCTCATTTTGGTGGAAAAACAGATACAGGAAATAAATTTCATTCAGAACCTTACTTTTTTGATGCCGACCAGGAGAATATCCAGATCATTTCGGCCAAAGAAAACAATGCATATCCAGGTGTGAAAATGCACCGAACTTTAGCTTTGATTTCGGATACTAGATTCGAAAAGCCAATATTATTAGACGTATTCTGTGTGAATTCAGATACAGCACAACAATACGAATTGCCTTACCATTTTACAGGGCAACTACTTTCTACCAACTATGAATATCAGTGTCCCGAAGTGCTTACAAAAATGGGGGAATCTTACGGATATCAGCATCTGAGACTGGAAGCAGAAGGCCAGGTAAAGGGAGGTAATGCAAAAGTAAGCTGGCTTGCAAATAATCGGTTCTATTCATTAACAAGCTATGTGAGTCCTGAGGATAAACTGTTATTGGTACGTCTAGGAGCTAATGATCCTAATTTTAATCTTCGACAAGAACCCGCTTTTATCATTCGAAAAAATCAACAAAAAGATGCAGTGTTTGTATCGGTAGTTGAAGTTCATGGAAAGTACGATAGAGTAACAGAGTTTGCAGACAATGCTTTTAGTAGTATTTCAAAAGTAGATCTTTTAGTGAATACCGATGAGTATACTGCAGTCGCTTTTCAAGATAAAAAAGAGAATAAGTGGGTGTTGATTCTTGCGAATCAAGAGGCTTGCAAAGACAGTAAGCATCAGCTAAATGTAAATGGAACTGATTACATGTGGAGCGGTGCGTATCATTTTATACAATCCAAATAA